A genomic segment from Spongiibacter sp. IMCC21906 encodes:
- a CDS encoding GspE/PulE family protein, with the protein MNNKELLDTGVLLSQLVADGLIDAEAAKAVRLEPERRGDKYLHPVNHLAKQQIPDARQTGRHLTVDVLLNNLSSHCGQQTLRIDPLKIDVTAVTSVMSFAFAQRHRILAVAVTDKEVVVAGAEPFVKGWEADLQQILHKPIRRVLADPEDIDRYTVEFYSLARSVRSANGSARTSGKGSGNLEQLLEISNLKDLDANDGHVVNIVDWLLQYAYDQRASDIHIEPRRDQGNVRFRIDGVLYNVYELPAAVLTAVVSRLKILGRMDVAEKRRPQDGRLKTKNPVGEEIELRLSTLPTAFGEKMVMRIFDPEVLLRSFDELGLRGEDLNRWQNMIRAPHGIVLVTGPTGSGKTTTLYSSLKQIASSEVNVCTIEDPIEMVEDAFNQMQVQHNINLDFARGVRALLRQDPDIIMIGEIRDVETAEMAVQAALTGHLVLSTLHTNDAPSAVTRLTELGVPAYLIRATVLGVMAQRLVRTLCPHCKTPCEVDEGAWTALTAPWKAPPPQQFYEAPGCLECRNTGFYGRQGIYEILAIDGGVQSAVVDGMGLDELRRSAMKNGMRTLRLSGAQKVARGETTVAEVLRVAPPVQN; encoded by the coding sequence ATGAACAATAAAGAACTGTTAGATACCGGTGTGTTGCTGAGCCAGCTGGTAGCCGATGGCTTGATCGATGCTGAAGCAGCTAAGGCGGTTCGGCTGGAGCCAGAGCGTCGAGGGGATAAATACCTGCATCCCGTCAACCATTTAGCGAAACAGCAGATTCCCGATGCCCGGCAGACGGGGCGACATTTGACGGTAGATGTGTTGCTGAACAACCTATCTAGCCACTGTGGTCAGCAAACCCTGCGTATAGACCCTTTAAAAATAGATGTCACTGCGGTGACATCAGTCATGTCTTTTGCTTTTGCCCAACGGCATCGGATATTGGCGGTGGCGGTCACTGATAAAGAGGTTGTGGTGGCGGGAGCCGAGCCCTTTGTAAAAGGCTGGGAAGCCGACCTGCAGCAGATTTTACACAAACCTATTCGCCGGGTACTCGCCGACCCGGAGGATATTGATCGCTACACTGTGGAGTTTTACAGTCTTGCTCGCTCGGTGCGCAGCGCCAACGGCAGCGCCCGGACTAGTGGCAAGGGTTCAGGAAATTTGGAGCAGTTGCTGGAAATCAGCAACCTTAAAGACTTAGACGCCAACGATGGTCACGTGGTGAATATTGTCGACTGGCTGCTGCAATATGCGTATGACCAGCGGGCCAGCGACATTCATATTGAGCCTAGGCGTGATCAGGGCAATGTCCGCTTTCGGATAGATGGCGTGCTCTACAATGTCTACGAACTGCCCGCCGCAGTGCTGACCGCGGTGGTGAGTCGCCTGAAGATATTGGGGCGTATGGATGTGGCAGAAAAGCGTCGGCCCCAGGATGGCCGCCTGAAAACCAAAAACCCTGTGGGCGAAGAGATTGAGCTGCGCCTGTCCACCTTGCCCACCGCGTTTGGCGAAAAAATGGTAATGCGGATTTTTGATCCAGAAGTGCTGTTGCGCAGTTTTGATGAGCTGGGGCTGCGGGGCGAGGACCTTAATCGCTGGCAAAACATGATTCGGGCTCCCCACGGTATTGTTCTCGTTACGGGGCCAACAGGTTCGGGTAAAACCACGACCTTGTATTCAAGCCTCAAACAAATCGCCAGCAGTGAAGTGAATGTTTGCACCATTGAAGACCCCATCGAAATGGTGGAAGACGCCTTTAACCAAATGCAGGTTCAGCACAACATTAATCTGGATTTTGCCCGAGGGGTGCGGGCCTTGCTGCGCCAAGACCCGGACATCATCATGATCGGTGAAATCCGCGATGTAGAAACGGCAGAAATGGCCGTCCAAGCGGCATTAACCGGCCATCTTGTGCTGTCTACGCTACACACTAATGATGCACCGTCTGCAGTGACACGATTAACCGAGCTGGGGGTGCCAGCATATTTAATTCGTGCGACGGTATTGGGCGTCATGGCCCAGCGCTTGGTGCGTACCCTCTGTCCCCACTGTAAAACCCCTTGTGAGGTAGATGAAGGTGCGTGGACTGCGTTGACCGCGCCATGGAAAGCGCCGCCGCCCCAGCAGTTTTATGAGGCGCCAGGTTGCTTAGAATGTCGCAATACCGGTTTTTATGGCCGTCAGGGCATTTATGAAATTCTAGCAATAGATGGTGGGGTGCAAAGCGCGGTAGTTGATGGCATGGGCTTGGATGAGTTGCGGCGGAGTGCAATGAAAAATGGCATGCGCACATTGCGTTTGAGCGGTGCCCAAAAAGTGGCCAGGGGTGAAACAACGGTTGCCGAAGTGCTGCGTGTGGCTCCGCCGGTACAAAACTAG
- a CDS encoding TIGR00153 family protein, which produces MPLNRLNNLFGKSPFGPIQDHMLVVHQCAQTLPAFFEAVLADDWDAAALQHKEIVELENRADDLKKNIRLQLPNNFFLPVPRSDLLDLVAMQDRIANSAKDIAGLTIGRRMSIPSVLADSMKEFIEQTVATSKQAQAAIEELDELLETGFRGPEVKFVEKLIEELDDLEHKTDQSQISIRSTLFKVEKDLPPVDVMFFYQVIDLIGELADRAQKIGARLQIIIAR; this is translated from the coding sequence GTGCCATTAAATCGACTGAACAACCTGTTCGGAAAATCCCCTTTTGGTCCCATCCAGGACCATATGCTTGTCGTTCACCAGTGCGCCCAAACTCTTCCGGCTTTTTTCGAGGCGGTATTAGCTGATGATTGGGATGCCGCGGCCCTTCAGCACAAAGAGATTGTCGAGCTGGAAAATAGAGCCGACGACTTAAAGAAGAATATTCGCCTACAGCTTCCCAATAACTTCTTCTTGCCGGTTCCTCGTTCCGACCTGCTCGACTTGGTTGCCATGCAAGACCGTATCGCCAACAGCGCCAAAGATATAGCGGGCCTGACGATAGGCCGACGCATGAGTATTCCGTCCGTCTTGGCCGACAGCATGAAAGAATTTATTGAGCAAACAGTGGCGACCTCAAAACAAGCGCAGGCCGCTATAGAAGAGCTGGACGAGTTACTCGAAACCGGATTTCGCGGCCCCGAGGTCAAATTTGTCGAAAAGCTAATCGAAGAGCTGGATGACCTGGAACATAAAACCGACCAGTCCCAGATCAGTATCCGCTCCACCTTGTTCAAGGTTGAAAAAGATCTGCCACCGGTAGACGTAATGTTTTTCTACCAAGTTATCGATCTAATCGGCGAGTTGGCAGACCGTGCGCAGAAAATTGGCGCCAGACTGCAAATTATCATTGCACGTTAG
- a CDS encoding inorganic phosphate transporter has translation MDIIAEHGQLLLILACLFGFFMAWGVGANDVANAMGTSVGAKALTIKQAILIAMLFEFCGAYLAGGEVTDTIRKGIIDPAIIQDTPGLLVFGMLSALLAAGTWLFVASLMGWPVSTTHSIVGALVGFAAVGIDVNAVAWGKVGQIVASWVVSPVLAGTLSFGLFMSAQHFILSAEKPFEAAKKYIPFYLFLVGFMISMVTMTKGLKHIGLGLSFGECILASLVVGLVVTGIGQLFLRRIKDESSSDDRFRFASVERVFAVLMVFTACAMAFAHGSNDVANAIGPVAAVVSVIQSGGEIAAKSALPWWILILGAGGIVFGLATYGFKVIATVGTKITELTPSRGFAAEMGAASTVVLASATGLPVSTTHTLVGAVLGVGLARGIGALNLSVIRNIFMSWIITLPAGAGLAIVFFFIFKAFLG, from the coding sequence ATGGATATCATTGCTGAGCACGGGCAACTCTTGCTCATATTGGCCTGCCTTTTCGGCTTTTTTATGGCTTGGGGTGTCGGCGCTAACGATGTTGCCAATGCCATGGGCACATCAGTGGGCGCCAAAGCCCTTACCATCAAACAGGCAATTTTGATTGCAATGCTGTTTGAATTTTGCGGCGCTTACTTGGCTGGTGGTGAAGTCACTGACACCATTCGCAAAGGCATCATCGACCCCGCTATTATTCAAGACACGCCTGGGCTACTCGTTTTCGGGATGCTTTCAGCCCTGCTCGCAGCAGGTACCTGGTTATTTGTTGCCAGCTTAATGGGCTGGCCGGTCTCTACCACCCACTCCATTGTCGGTGCCCTGGTCGGTTTTGCTGCGGTAGGCATTGATGTCAACGCTGTTGCCTGGGGCAAAGTTGGCCAAATTGTGGCCAGCTGGGTGGTGTCTCCGGTTTTGGCGGGCACCTTGTCTTTCGGCTTATTTATGAGTGCTCAACACTTTATTCTTAGTGCCGAAAAACCTTTTGAGGCCGCCAAAAAATACATTCCCTTCTACCTGTTTCTGGTCGGTTTTATGATCTCCATGGTCACCATGACCAAAGGTCTAAAACATATTGGTTTGGGCCTCAGCTTCGGTGAATGTATTTTAGCCTCACTGGTAGTCGGCCTTGTCGTCACCGGGATTGGCCAGTTGTTTTTGCGCAGAATTAAAGATGAAAGCAGCAGTGATGACCGCTTCCGTTTTGCCAGTGTCGAGCGGGTCTTTGCCGTATTAATGGTATTCACCGCCTGCGCCATGGCTTTCGCCCACGGCTCCAACGATGTGGCCAATGCTATCGGTCCGGTAGCGGCAGTGGTTAGCGTTATCCAGTCTGGCGGTGAAATCGCTGCTAAATCTGCTCTACCGTGGTGGATATTGATATTAGGGGCAGGCGGTATCGTTTTTGGTCTAGCTACCTATGGGTTTAAAGTTATCGCCACCGTCGGCACCAAAATCACCGAGTTAACGCCAAGCCGTGGTTTTGCCGCTGAAATGGGCGCGGCCTCTACGGTGGTACTGGCTTCGGCAACCGGCTTACCCGTATCCACCACCCACACCCTGGTCGGCGCGGTATTAGGCGTTGGCCTGGCACGAGGAATTGGCGCCCTCAATTTAAGTGTTATCCGCAATATCTTTATGTCGTGGATCATCACCCTGCCAGCGGGTGCCGGTTTAGCCATCGTGTTCTTCTTTATCTTCAAAGCCTTTTTAGGCTAA